One Polypterus senegalus isolate Bchr_013 chromosome 10, ASM1683550v1, whole genome shotgun sequence DNA segment encodes these proteins:
- the LOC120537058 gene encoding myoglobin-like isoform X2 — translation MSASAGDCETVLSFWTPVDADPRCYGEIILLRLFETHPDVQKLFPKFVALSKEQLQNNPDLQAHGEIVVCKLTEILKAKGEHKAILKALAESHAKQHKIPLLNFQIISEVIVTVAAEKLDGFGSDAKTALKNVLKTIQIDLGACYEELGFKE, via the exons ATGAGTGCTTCTGCTGGTGATTGTGAGACTGTGCTCTCTTTCTGGACTCCCGTGGATGCTGATCCCAGGTGCTATGGGGAGATTATTCTCCTacg CTTGTTTGAGACCCATCCAGATGTTCAGAAGCTGTTCCCCAAGTTTGTTGCTCTTTCCAAAGAGCAGCTGCAGAACAATCCTGATCTCCAGGCCCATGGGGAAATTGTGGTTTGCAAGCTGACAGAAATCCTGAAAGCTAAGGGGGAACATAAGGCAATCTTGAAGGCTCTAGCAGAAAGTCATGCCAAGCAGCACAAGATTCCTCTGCTTAACTTTCAG ATCATCAGTGAAGTCATTGTCACAGTGGCAGCAGAGAAGCTTGATGGCTTTGGTTCTGATGCTAAAACAGCCCTGAAGAATGTGCTGAAGACAATTCAGATTGACTTGGGAGCTTGTTATGAAGAGCTTGGATTTAAAGAATAG
- the LOC120537059 gene encoding myoglobin-like produces MSSCVADCKAVLSFWAPVEANPRCYGEIILLRLFETHPDVQKLFPKFVGLSKEQLQNNPCVQAHGEIVVCKLTEILKANGERKEILKALAESHAKQHKIPLVNFQIISEVIVTVAAEKLDSFGPDVQTALKNVLKTIQIDLGACYEELGFKE; encoded by the exons ATGAGTTCTTGTGTTGCTGATTGTAAGGCTGTGCTGTCTTTCTGGGCTCCCGTGGAGGCTAATCCCAGATGCTACGGGGAGATTATTCTTCTAcg CTTGTTTGAGACCCATCCAGATGTCCAGAAGCTGTTCCCCAAGTTTGTTGGGCTTTCCAAAGAGCAGCTGCAGAACAATCCTTGTGTCCAGGCCCATGGGGAAATCGTGGTTTGCAAGCTGACAGAAATCCTAAAAGCGAATGGGGAACGCAAGGAAATCTTGAAGGCTCTGGCAGAAAGTCATGCCAAGCAGCACAAGATCCCTCTGGTTAACTTTCAG ATCATCAGTGAAGTCATTGTCACGGTGGCAGCAGAGAAGCTTGACAGCTTTGGTCCTGATGTTCAAACAGCCCTGAAGAATGTGCTGAAGACCATTCAGATTGACTTGGGAGCTTGTTATGAAGAGCTTGGATTTAAAGAATAG